A stretch of Rhodoferax potami DNA encodes these proteins:
- a CDS encoding ABC transporter permease — translation MNFFAALRSAWRSLAANTLRSILTMLGIIIGVAAVITMIAVGRGATDRVQEQMKGLGSNIMLVLPGGVSQAGVRLGAQTRQRLTEEDAAAIGLEIPEVQVAAPTSRTSAQLVFGNTNWSSTVFGVNNDYLEARDWPMAAGRMFDAGELAGSAKVAWIGSTVARELFGDQDPIEQVVRVRNIPMTVIGVLAPKGQNSMGQDQDDVVMVPLGTLRNRIWGGDATSRLKRVGSISVKVREGQDMRAVEDSIKDLLRQRFKVQEGIEDPFVVRNLTEILQAQEESSRVMTLLLAAVAGISLLIGGIGIMNIMLVNVTERTREIGLRMAVGARGRDILAQFLIEAVTLSLLGGAIGVAFGALATWGVGHFAGWQVALSAGSVLLAVGFSAVVGVFFGYYPARRAAKLLPIQALRYE, via the coding sequence ATGAATTTTTTTGCGGCATTGCGCAGCGCATGGCGGTCGCTCGCGGCCAACACCTTGCGCAGTATCTTGACCATGCTGGGCATCATCATCGGGGTGGCGGCAGTGATCACCATGATTGCGGTCGGCCGGGGCGCGACTGACCGGGTGCAGGAGCAGATGAAGGGCCTGGGCTCCAACATCATGCTGGTGCTGCCCGGCGGTGTGTCGCAAGCCGGGGTGCGCCTAGGCGCACAGACCCGCCAGCGCCTGACCGAAGAGGACGCTGCGGCCATTGGCCTTGAAATTCCCGAAGTGCAGGTGGCCGCCCCCACCTCGCGTACCAGTGCCCAGCTGGTGTTTGGCAATACCAACTGGAGTTCGACCGTTTTTGGAGTGAACAACGACTACCTCGAGGCGCGCGACTGGCCCATGGCTGCCGGCCGCATGTTTGATGCCGGTGAACTGGCGGGCTCGGCCAAAGTGGCCTGGATCGGCAGCACCGTGGCCCGAGAGCTGTTCGGGGACCAGGACCCGATTGAGCAGGTGGTGCGGGTGCGCAATATCCCGATGACGGTGATCGGCGTTTTGGCGCCCAAGGGCCAGAACTCGATGGGGCAGGACCAGGACGATGTGGTCATGGTGCCGCTGGGCACTTTGCGCAACCGCATCTGGGGTGGCGACGCGACCAGCCGGCTCAAGCGGGTGGGCAGCATCAGCGTGAAGGTGCGTGAAGGGCAGGACATGCGGGCGGTGGAAGACAGCATCAAAGACCTGTTGCGCCAGCGCTTTAAGGTGCAAGAGGGGATTGAAGACCCGTTTGTGGTGCGCAACCTGACCGAGATTTTGCAGGCCCAGGAGGAAAGCAGCCGTGTGATGACGCTGCTGTTGGCGGCGGTGGCGGGCATCAGCTTGCTGATTGGTGGCATTGGCATCATGAACATCATGCTGGTCAACGTGACCGAGCGCACCCGCGAGATCGGGCTGCGCATGGCGGTGGGGGCCCGGGGGCGGGACATCCTGGCCCAGTTCTTGATTGAAGCTGTCACGCTGAGCCTGTTGGGTGGCGCCATCGGGGTCGCGTTCGGGGCGCTGGCCACCTGGGGTGTGGGACACTTCGCGGGGTGGCAGGTGGCGTTGAGTGCAGGCTCGGTGCTGCTGGCGGTGGGGTTCTCGGCGGTGGTGGGTGTCTTTTTTGGCTACTACCCGGCGCGGCGCGCGGCCAAGCTGCTGCCGATCCAGGCCCTGCGCTACGAGTAG
- a CDS encoding branched-chain amino acid ABC transporter substrate-binding protein, with product MQLKLSRRSTLRLLSASAVASSGLLAGCDSTPAVIKIGVAQPLSGNLAALGQDLLNGVNLAAEEINKEGYKVKGKTVTFEIVAVDDKANAETGKAVAQQLVDAGVVAVIGHLNSGVSIAAAPIYAGRNIAQLAISTNPKFTQLGLDTTFRLVANDTLQAKAIGSYSASQISGTRYALQDDSTTYGKELAEGAEVQLKLAKKEIVLKQSFDDKTVDFDAFAAKLKAENVQVLVTTVSDFQVVALIEALKKIDYTSITILGADTAKTPDMLKGGGGMKGLFVTSPILEAREFTAGAAFLDKYRAKFKKDPAYAGHYTYDAMHVLAAAIRRAESSKAADITAMLKKLDGYAPVTGSMKWDDKGEQRYGVIGVYSGKGGLWESQMRSDSW from the coding sequence ATGCAATTGAAACTCTCGCGTCGCAGCACACTGCGCCTGCTTTCCGCGTCCGCTGTAGCCTCATCCGGGCTGTTGGCGGGCTGCGACTCCACGCCCGCGGTTATCAAAATCGGCGTCGCCCAGCCTTTGAGCGGCAACCTCGCGGCACTCGGCCAGGACTTGCTCAATGGTGTGAACCTCGCGGCAGAAGAAATCAACAAGGAAGGCTACAAAGTCAAGGGCAAGACCGTGACCTTTGAAATCGTGGCTGTCGACGACAAGGCCAACGCCGAAACCGGCAAGGCCGTCGCTCAGCAACTCGTAGACGCCGGTGTGGTGGCCGTCATCGGCCACCTGAACTCGGGGGTCAGCATCGCCGCAGCGCCCATTTATGCGGGCCGCAACATCGCCCAGTTGGCCATTTCCACCAATCCCAAATTCACCCAGCTCGGCCTGGACACCACCTTCCGCCTGGTGGCCAACGACACGCTGCAGGCCAAGGCGATTGGCAGCTACTCGGCATCGCAAATTTCAGGCACCCGCTACGCCTTGCAAGACGACAGCACCACCTACGGCAAAGAGCTGGCCGAGGGAGCCGAGGTCCAGCTCAAACTCGCCAAAAAAGAGATCGTGCTCAAACAAAGCTTTGACGACAAGACGGTCGATTTCGACGCCTTCGCCGCCAAGCTCAAGGCAGAAAACGTGCAGGTACTGGTCACCACCGTGAGCGACTTCCAGGTCGTGGCCCTGATTGAAGCTCTGAAAAAAATCGACTACACCAGCATCACCATCCTCGGTGCAGACACAGCCAAAACGCCAGACATGCTCAAGGGCGGCGGCGGCATGAAGGGCTTGTTTGTGACCTCGCCCATCCTGGAAGCCCGCGAATTCACCGCCGGGGCCGCCTTCCTCGACAAGTACCGCGCCAAGTTCAAAAAAGACCCCGCCTACGCCGGTCACTACACCTACGACGCAATGCACGTGCTGGCCGCAGCGATCCGGCGCGCCGAGTCGAGCAAGGCTGCGGACATTACTGCCATGCTCAAAAAGCTCGATGGCTATGCCCCGGTAACCGGCTCCATGAAATGGGATGACAAAGGCGAGCAGCGCTACGGCGTGATTGGGGTTTACAGTGGCAAAGGCGGGCTCTGGGAATCCCAGATGCGCTCTGACAGCTGGTAA
- a CDS encoding ABC transporter ATP-binding protein: MLISARELTKTYAMGDQTVHALRGVSLDIAEGEMVAIMGTSGSGKSTLMNILGCLDQPGSGSYLLAGEAVQDMRPDALASIRNRRIGFVFQQFNLLARTSALENVELPMVYAGVKAPERHARALEALQRVGLGERAHHTPAELSGGQQQRVAIARALVNRPQLILADEPTGALDSETSEDIMRLLTDLNRQGMTVVLVTHEPDIAAWARRKLVFKDGRMVEDTLQAGAKGESNAAGPTQGVRAPVGGSDPQSGGAWGL; this comes from the coding sequence ATGCTGATATCGGCCCGCGAACTGACCAAGACCTACGCCATGGGCGACCAGACCGTGCACGCCCTGCGCGGCGTGTCGCTGGACATTGCCGAGGGCGAGATGGTGGCCATCATGGGCACCTCGGGGTCCGGCAAATCGACCTTGATGAATATTTTGGGTTGCCTGGACCAGCCCGGCAGCGGCAGCTATCTGCTGGCGGGCGAGGCGGTGCAAGACATGAGGCCCGACGCGCTGGCCTCGATCCGCAACCGGCGCATCGGCTTTGTGTTTCAGCAGTTCAACCTGCTGGCCCGCACCAGTGCGCTGGAAAACGTGGAGCTGCCCATGGTGTACGCCGGCGTCAAGGCGCCGGAGCGACATGCCCGCGCCCTGGAGGCGCTGCAGCGCGTGGGCTTGGGCGAGCGGGCCCATCACACGCCGGCCGAGCTGTCGGGCGGACAACAGCAGCGGGTGGCGATTGCGCGCGCGCTAGTGAACCGGCCGCAACTCATCTTGGCCGATGAGCCTACCGGCGCGCTGGACTCAGAAACGAGCGAAGACATCATGCGCCTGCTCACCGACCTGAACCGCCAGGGCATGACGGTGGTCCTGGTAACCCATGAACCCGACATCGCCGCCTGGGCCCGCCGCAAACTGGTCTTCAAAGACGGCCGCATGGTGGAAGACACCTTGCAAGCGGGGGCCAAGGGAGAGTCGAACGCCGCCGGGCCGACCCAAGGCGTGAGGGCCCCCGTGGGGGGCAGCGACCCGCAAAGCGGTGGAGCGTGGGGGCTATGA
- a CDS encoding undecaprenyl-diphosphate phosphatase, whose product MDITLLIKAAIMGVVEGLTEFLPISSTGHLILAGSLLGFVDAKAKVFDIAIQTGAIFAVILVYWQKIRDTIVALPAERSAQRFALNVFIGFFPAVILGLLFGKAIKAHLFTPAVVATTFIVGGFIILWAERRQSAGGTAVRVHNVDDMSPLDALKVGLVQCLAMVPGTSRSGATIIGGMLLGLSRKAATDFSFFLAIPTLIGAGAYSLYKERGLLSVADVPMFSVGLVFSFISAWLCVRWLLKFISTHSFVGFAYYRIVFGIVVLLTSWSGLVVWAE is encoded by the coding sequence TTGGATATTACGTTGTTGATCAAGGCCGCCATCATGGGCGTGGTGGAAGGGCTGACCGAGTTTTTGCCGATTTCGAGCACCGGGCATCTGATTCTTGCGGGCTCGCTCTTGGGCTTTGTGGATGCCAAAGCCAAGGTGTTTGATATTGCGATCCAGACCGGTGCAATTTTTGCCGTGATTCTGGTCTATTGGCAAAAGATCCGCGACACCATCGTTGCCCTGCCGGCCGAGCGCTCGGCCCAGCGTTTTGCGCTGAATGTATTCATCGGTTTCTTCCCCGCTGTCATTCTCGGCCTGCTGTTTGGCAAGGCCATCAAGGCACATTTGTTCACGCCGGCGGTGGTGGCTACTACCTTCATTGTGGGCGGCTTCATCATTCTGTGGGCAGAGCGCCGTCAGAGCGCAGGCGGCACCGCAGTGCGGGTGCACAACGTGGACGACATGAGCCCGCTGGACGCCCTGAAAGTGGGGCTGGTGCAGTGTCTGGCCATGGTGCCCGGTACCAGCCGCAGCGGCGCCACCATCATTGGCGGCATGTTGCTGGGCTTGTCGCGCAAAGCAGCTACCGATTTTTCTTTCTTCCTCGCGATTCCGACCCTGATTGGTGCGGGTGCCTACAGCCTTTACAAAGAGCGTGGCCTGTTGTCGGTGGCGGATGTGCCGATGTTCAGCGTCGGCCTAGTGTTCTCATTCATCAGCGCGTGGTTGTGCGTGCGCTGGTTGCTCAAGTTCATCTCTACCCACAGCTTTGTCGGCTTCGCGTACTACCGGATTGTGTTCGGCATCGTGGTGCTGCTCACCTCCTGGAGTGGGCTGGTAGTCTGGGCCGAGTGA
- a CDS encoding DUF2306 domain-containing protein — translation MPLTPVIAVHLTSALAALVIGPLAIWARRGSTQRTRLHRAAGYAWVTMMLATAISAMFIRDYQLPNWAGYTWIHLFVPVTLAGLFGAFRALALHDIARHRKIMQGLYVGACLGAGAFTLLPGRYLGQLVWGQWFGLL, via the coding sequence ATGCCACTTACACCCGTCATTGCTGTTCATTTGACCTCAGCACTCGCCGCCCTGGTGATCGGGCCGCTGGCCATCTGGGCCCGGCGCGGCAGCACACAGCGCACCCGCTTGCACCGCGCGGCCGGCTACGCCTGGGTCACGATGATGCTGGCTACCGCCATCAGCGCCATGTTTATCCGCGACTACCAGCTACCCAACTGGGCCGGCTACACCTGGATCCACTTGTTTGTGCCGGTCACGCTGGCGGGCCTGTTCGGTGCGTTCCGGGCGCTCGCGCTCCACGATATTGCGCGCCACCGCAAGATCATGCAGGGCCTTTATGTCGGTGCCTGCCTGGGTGCGGGCGCCTTCACGTTGCTGCCCGGGCGCTACCTCGGCCAGCTGGTCTGGGGCCAATGGTTCGGCCTTTTGTAA
- a CDS encoding efflux RND transporter periplasmic adaptor subunit, producing the protein MNTKRIGAAVALVAALGAGGWWWVQQQNGGKVEYRTATVSRGNLQATVAASGAVSPVAQVSVGTQVSGQIRDVLVDFNSEVKAGQLIAQIDPETFEYRVRSAQADVDAARAAVLTAQANALAAQTQVSRAQVDLDEARRDSDRKKSLADQQFIAASEADKARALVNTSLEAMKSVQAQVGVAQAQVKTAQANVAQREAALAQARIDLARTRITSPVNGIVIKRTIERGQTVASSLQAPELFVIAQNLSDMQVEAAIDESDVGRLKTGQKASFTVDAFPGQTFEGSIRQVRKAATNVANVVTYVAIVGFKNEGGKLLPGMTANVRIITDQRDKALKVPNAALRMRIEGVDAPAGGRGQGRGRVYTLAADGKPQAVAVRIGVSDGSATEVLEGGEGSAGLAEGAEVITGLKNTSSAKAGGSGPRSPF; encoded by the coding sequence ATGAATACAAAACGCATAGGCGCCGCCGTGGCGCTGGTGGCTGCCTTGGGAGCGGGCGGCTGGTGGTGGGTGCAGCAACAAAATGGCGGCAAAGTCGAGTACCGCACGGCGACGGTGAGTCGCGGCAATCTGCAAGCCACCGTGGCGGCCAGTGGCGCCGTCAGCCCCGTGGCGCAGGTAAGTGTGGGCACCCAGGTGAGCGGCCAGATCCGCGACGTGCTGGTGGATTTCAATAGCGAAGTCAAAGCCGGCCAGCTGATTGCCCAGATAGATCCCGAGACGTTTGAATACCGGGTGCGCAGCGCCCAAGCGGATGTGGATGCCGCTCGGGCCGCGGTGTTGACCGCCCAGGCCAACGCGCTGGCCGCACAAACCCAGGTGTCGCGCGCGCAGGTGGACTTGGACGAGGCCCGACGCGACTCCGACCGTAAAAAGAGCTTGGCCGACCAGCAGTTCATTGCCGCCAGCGAGGCCGATAAGGCCCGCGCTTTGGTGAACACCAGCCTGGAGGCCATGAAAAGCGTGCAAGCCCAGGTGGGCGTGGCCCAAGCCCAGGTCAAAACTGCACAGGCCAATGTGGCCCAGCGCGAGGCGGCACTGGCGCAGGCGCGTATCGATCTGGCCCGCACCCGCATTACTTCGCCGGTGAACGGCATTGTGATCAAGCGCACCATCGAGCGTGGCCAAACGGTGGCCAGCAGCCTGCAGGCGCCCGAGCTGTTTGTGATTGCCCAGAACCTGTCCGACATGCAGGTCGAAGCCGCGATTGACGAGAGCGATGTGGGCCGCCTCAAAACCGGCCAGAAAGCCAGCTTTACGGTGGATGCCTTTCCCGGCCAGACCTTTGAGGGCAGCATCCGCCAGGTGCGCAAGGCCGCCACCAATGTGGCCAATGTGGTGACCTATGTGGCCATCGTCGGTTTCAAAAACGAAGGCGGCAAACTGTTGCCCGGCATGACGGCCAATGTGCGCATCATCACCGACCAGCGCGACAAAGCGCTCAAGGTGCCCAATGCCGCACTGCGCATGCGTATCGAGGGCGTGGACGCCCCGGCAGGCGGGCGCGGGCAGGGCCGGGGCCGGGTGTACACACTCGCCGCCGACGGCAAGCCGCAGGCGGTGGCGGTGCGCATCGGGGTGAGCGACGGCAGTGCCACCGAGGTGCTCGAAGGCGGCGAGGGATCTGCCGGTCTGGCGGAGGGCGCTGAGGTGATCACGGGTCTCAAAAACACATCCTCTGCCAAAGCCGGTGGCAGCGGCCCCCGGTCGCCGTTTTGA
- a CDS encoding DUF2157 domain-containing protein, producing MHIKDDTGTADLPVALRLQDLTEAARDGVITESQAQALWQRWHYRVQPHSAAQREPGHGLQPVAAGPGFSFVNVLYYFGGLLAIGAMSLFMTLGFQQMGPMALLLLGVAYLWAALKVADHFKGRGLMVPAGLLATLAVFLVPLIVWSGQHLMGWWPPGGSDSLASYHTRIDWRWLTLELATLAAGVVMLWRYRLPFMVMPLALTLWYLSMDVANMLLLDHRWEWEFMRDMSLVFGIGTVAVALWVDVRTRLSQSAEWRQDFAFWLYIFGTTMFWCGLSLNDSGSELAKLGYCALNVALVLVGAAIGRRVFTVYGAFGVLLYLGHLSHKVFQDSFMFPFALTVLGLGLVALGVWWQRNEAAIAARLSAFVPRGLQPRS from the coding sequence ATGCACATCAAAGACGACACAGGCACGGCAGATTTACCGGTTGCGCTGCGCTTGCAAGATTTGACCGAGGCTGCCCGCGACGGCGTGATCACCGAGTCGCAGGCGCAGGCCTTGTGGCAGCGCTGGCACTATCGCGTGCAGCCGCACAGCGCTGCACAGCGCGAGCCGGGGCACGGGCTGCAGCCGGTGGCTGCGGGGCCGGGGTTCAGCTTTGTGAATGTGCTGTATTACTTTGGCGGTTTGCTGGCCATCGGGGCGATGTCGCTGTTCATGACCCTGGGCTTTCAGCAAATGGGGCCTATGGCCTTGCTGTTGCTGGGCGTGGCCTACTTGTGGGCGGCGCTCAAGGTGGCAGACCATTTCAAAGGCCGGGGCCTGATGGTGCCGGCAGGCCTGCTGGCCACGCTGGCAGTGTTTTTGGTGCCCTTGATTGTGTGGAGCGGGCAGCACCTGATGGGCTGGTGGCCGCCTGGGGGCTCGGACTCGCTGGCCAGCTACCACACGCGGATTGACTGGCGCTGGCTGACCCTAGAGCTGGCCACCCTGGCAGCTGGTGTGGTGATGCTGTGGCGCTACCGCTTGCCCTTTATGGTGATGCCGTTGGCACTCACGCTGTGGTACCTGAGTATGGATGTGGCCAACATGCTGCTCCTGGACCATCGCTGGGAGTGGGAGTTCATGCGCGACATGTCGCTGGTGTTTGGCATTGGTACGGTGGCGGTGGCCCTGTGGGTGGATGTGCGGACCCGGCTCTCGCAGTCGGCCGAGTGGCGGCAGGACTTTGCGTTTTGGCTCTATATTTTTGGCACCACCATGTTCTGGTGCGGCCTGAGCCTTAATGACTCGGGCTCCGAGCTGGCCAAGCTGGGTTATTGCGCGCTGAATGTGGCCTTGGTGCTGGTGGGGGCGGCCATTGGGCGGCGCGTGTTCACGGTGTACGGCGCCTTTGGGGTGCTGCTGTATTTGGGGCACCTGTCGCACAAGGTGTTTCAGGATAGTTTTATGTTTCCGTTTGCACTCACGGTGCTGGGCTTGGGGCTGGTGGCCTTGGGCGTTTGGTGGCAGCGCAACGAGGCTGCGATTGCCGCCCGGCTGAGCGCCTTTGTGCCGCGTGGTTTGCAACCCCGGTCTTGA
- a CDS encoding sensor histidine kinase — MRPLPPTALALRGLKVLVLNTVIALGITLFDNHSFGLNLVYSNCIGICIWCYIECANYFLVDNWQKHVSRLIFIVPVSVVLGYVSGHLLTDLILGTTSFQYWKQTPRMAWGMLFVSLVAGGTICWVFVSREQLAAERQNLEIARRQASEAQLKLLESQLEPHMLFNTLANLRALISLDPARAQTMLDHMIAYLRATLSASRAPAGGTRHTLADEFARLHDYLELMAIRMGPRLQFTLDLPDALRDQPVPPLLLQPLVENSIQHGLEPKVEGGRIRIAASADHGRLTLQVQDTGLGADPTRLQGQATPSPGHGFGLQQVRERLATTFGSEGAMLLVAAPEGGISASVTFPLKI; from the coding sequence ATGCGCCCCCTGCCCCCTACTGCTTTAGCCCTGCGCGGCCTCAAGGTGCTGGTCCTCAACACCGTCATTGCGCTGGGCATCACGCTGTTTGACAACCACTCGTTCGGCCTCAACCTGGTGTATTCGAACTGCATAGGCATTTGCATCTGGTGCTACATCGAGTGTGCCAACTACTTCTTGGTGGACAACTGGCAAAAGCATGTGTCCCGGCTGATCTTCATCGTGCCGGTGTCGGTGGTGCTGGGCTATGTGAGCGGCCATCTGCTGACCGACCTGATCCTGGGCACCACCTCGTTTCAATACTGGAAACAGACGCCCCGCATGGCCTGGGGCATGTTGTTTGTGAGCCTGGTGGCCGGCGGCACGATTTGCTGGGTATTTGTGAGCCGGGAGCAACTCGCCGCTGAGCGGCAAAACCTCGAGATTGCCCGCCGCCAAGCCAGCGAGGCCCAGCTCAAGCTGCTCGAATCGCAGCTGGAGCCGCACATGCTGTTCAACACCCTGGCCAACCTGCGCGCCCTGATCAGCCTCGACCCGGCCCGGGCCCAAACCATGCTGGATCACATGATTGCCTACTTGCGGGCCACCCTCTCGGCCTCGCGCGCGCCGGCAGGCGGCACCCGCCACACCCTGGCCGATGAGTTTGCCCGCCTGCACGACTACCTCGAGCTCATGGCCATCCGCATGGGACCACGGCTGCAGTTCACCCTGGACCTGCCCGATGCATTGCGCGACCAGCCGGTGCCGCCCCTGCTGCTGCAACCCCTGGTAGAAAACAGCATCCAGCATGGCCTGGAGCCCAAGGTGGAGGGCGGCCGCATCCGCATCGCCGCCAGCGCAGACCACGGGCGCTTAACTTTGCAGGTGCAAGACACCGGCTTGGGCGCAGACCCGACCCGCCTGCAAGGCCAAGCCACGCCCTCACCCGGCCACGGCTTTGGCTTGCAACAGGTGCGCGAGCGACTGGCCACCACCTTCGGTAGCGAGGGCGCTATGCTTTTAGTAGCAGCCCCCGAAGGCGGAATAAGCGCCAGTGTCACTTTCCCCCTCAAGATCTGA
- a CDS encoding branched-chain amino acid ABC transporter substrate-binding protein encodes MKLKIVAAAAIALTTGMAFAQNAVVTIAHVGPTSGAIAHLGKDNENGAKLAVEELNAAGVTIGGKKVTLRLMTEDDAADPKQGTAVAQKLADAKVSGVVGHLNSGTTIPASSIYSDAGIPQVSPSATNPKYTRQGFKTAFRLVADDAQLGGTLGRYAVKELKGKSIAVIDDRTAYGQGVAQEFSKAVEAAGGTVVAKEFTTDKATDFSAILTTIKGKKADVVFFGGMDAVAGPMLRQMKSLGINAKFMGGDGICSTELVKLGGDAIADNQVYCAEAGGVEGQQKVGMDAFKTKFKAKFGTDVQVYAPYVYDGVNLMVAAMVKAGSSDPAKYLPVLAATKDYKGVTGNISFDNKGDILNGALTLKTVKGGKLSEIAVIR; translated from the coding sequence ATGAAGTTGAAAATTGTTGCAGCCGCAGCCATCGCCTTGACCACCGGAATGGCTTTCGCACAAAACGCGGTTGTCACTATCGCTCACGTTGGCCCTACAAGCGGCGCGATCGCCCACTTGGGTAAGGACAACGAAAACGGCGCCAAATTGGCCGTTGAAGAACTCAACGCAGCTGGCGTGACCATCGGCGGTAAAAAAGTTACTCTGCGTTTGATGACAGAAGACGACGCAGCTGATCCCAAGCAAGGTACTGCTGTTGCCCAGAAGCTGGCTGATGCCAAGGTTTCCGGCGTGGTCGGTCACTTGAACTCCGGCACCACCATCCCTGCTTCCAGCATCTACTCTGACGCTGGCATCCCCCAAGTTTCTCCTTCCGCTACCAACCCCAAGTACACACGCCAAGGCTTCAAGACAGCTTTCCGTTTGGTGGCTGACGATGCACAACTGGGCGGCACACTGGGCCGTTACGCTGTGAAAGAACTGAAGGGCAAGTCCATCGCCGTGATCGACGACCGTACTGCTTACGGCCAAGGCGTTGCACAAGAGTTCAGCAAGGCTGTTGAAGCTGCTGGTGGCACCGTGGTTGCTAAAGAATTCACGACCGACAAGGCCACTGACTTCTCCGCTATCCTGACCACTATCAAGGGCAAGAAAGCCGACGTCGTGTTCTTCGGCGGTATGGACGCTGTTGCAGGCCCCATGCTGCGTCAAATGAAGTCCTTGGGCATCAACGCTAAGTTCATGGGCGGCGACGGCATCTGCTCCACCGAATTGGTGAAGTTGGGTGGCGACGCGATTGCTGACAACCAAGTCTACTGCGCGGAAGCCGGTGGCGTGGAAGGCCAGCAAAAGGTCGGCATGGACGCATTCAAGACCAAATTCAAGGCCAAGTTCGGTACAGACGTTCAGGTGTACGCACCCTACGTGTACGACGGCGTGAACCTGATGGTTGCCGCCATGGTCAAGGCCGGTTCTTCCGACCCAGCCAAGTACCTGCCCGTGTTGGCAGCTACCAAGGACTACAAGGGCGTGACAGGCAACATCTCCTTTGACAACAAGGGCGACATCCTGAACGGCGCTTTGACACTGAAGACCGTCAAGGGCGGCAAGCTGTCTGAAATCGCTGTGATCCGCTAA
- a CDS encoding 2TM domain-containing protein: MNAFTTLSPADLERLARKRAGAKMGWYIHALVFVFVNAGLMLLAALQGLHWAVFPAAGWALGLAVHGAVVFIRLQRVGLFHSLLERERQALQAQRDPW; encoded by the coding sequence ATGAACGCATTCACCACTCTCTCACCCGCCGACCTGGAGCGCCTGGCCCGCAAACGGGCGGGCGCCAAAATGGGGTGGTACATCCACGCCCTGGTGTTTGTTTTCGTTAACGCCGGGCTGATGCTGCTGGCAGCCTTGCAAGGCCTGCACTGGGCCGTGTTCCCTGCTGCGGGCTGGGCACTGGGCCTGGCGGTACACGGTGCGGTGGTGTTCATCCGCCTGCAACGGGTCGGCCTGTTTCACTCGCTGCTGGAGCGTGAGCGCCAAGCCCTGCAAGCCCAGCGCGACCCCTGGTAA
- a CDS encoding LytR/AlgR family response regulator transcription factor: MTVATALIAEDEPLLAMALQAELARAWPGLQVLRTVGDGASAVRAALELAPQVLFFDIRMPGLSGLDAALELAELWPPAHAPHQPFPALVFVTAYDQYAVQAFEAQAMDYLLKPVQAARLQKTVSKLQQALIKPAHTAPETIANPVPDATLDATLHQLRGLLEHSARVTGSGMGATPALPRLQVLQASVGQQIHMVSVSEVLVFEAADKYLRVLTADREYLLRTPLKDLLNQLDPDEFWQIHRGTVVRASAIAFVHRDEAGKLSLTLRERHDKLPVSRLYAHRFKAM; the protein is encoded by the coding sequence ATGACCGTTGCGACCGCACTGATAGCTGAAGACGAGCCCCTGTTGGCCATGGCCCTGCAGGCCGAGCTGGCCCGTGCCTGGCCCGGGCTGCAGGTGCTGCGAACCGTGGGCGATGGCGCATCCGCCGTTCGGGCTGCGCTGGAGCTGGCACCCCAGGTGCTGTTTTTTGACATCCGCATGCCCGGCCTGAGCGGGCTGGACGCCGCCCTCGAGCTGGCCGAACTCTGGCCCCCGGCCCACGCGCCGCACCAGCCCTTCCCTGCGCTGGTGTTTGTGACCGCCTACGACCAATACGCAGTGCAAGCCTTTGAAGCGCAGGCTATGGACTACCTGCTCAAGCCAGTGCAAGCCGCGCGCTTACAAAAAACTGTGTCAAAACTGCAGCAGGCCCTCATAAAACCTGCGCATACCGCTCCTGAAACAATAGCAAATCCAGTACCTGATGCCACCTTGGACGCCACGCTGCACCAACTGCGCGGCCTGCTGGAGCACAGCGCCCGGGTCACCGGCAGCGGCATGGGCGCGACGCCAGCTCTGCCCCGCCTGCAGGTGCTGCAAGCCAGCGTGGGGCAGCAGATTCACATGGTCTCGGTGAGCGAGGTGCTGGTGTTCGAGGCGGCCGACAAGTACCTGCGGGTCCTGACTGCCGACCGCGAATACCTGCTGCGCACCCCCCTGAAAGACCTGCTCAACCAGCTCGACCCGGACGAGTTCTGGCAGATCCACCGCGGCACTGTGGTGCGGGCCAGCGCAATTGCATTCGTGCACCGCGACGAGGCGGGCAAGCTCTCGCTCACCTTGCGCGAGCGCCATGACAAACTGCCGGTCAGCCGCCTTTACGCCCACCGCTTCAAAGCCATGTAG